One genomic window of Monodelphis domestica isolate mMonDom1 chromosome 1, mMonDom1.pri, whole genome shotgun sequence includes the following:
- the LOC103106292 gene encoding zinc finger protein 420-like, with translation MWEPGVPGMALERDRLPGQEEVTFKDVAVDFTREEWCLLSPPQKELFKEVMLENIRNLLSVGVPAPPQDVLSFLEQREAPWMLDQEVLRSYYPGEIRPEMKVNITLPMEEMDLQRFMSDGPDNFVFREFSVVHQNSSHIKHQRIHTWEKSHESSQCNKTFMHRASLPGYQSIHTGENPFECKQCGKTYSQRSHLNVHQRVHIGEKPYECNECGKTFRRKFDHAVHQRVHTVEKSYECKQCGKTFRWGFELAVHHRVHTGEKPYECNQCGKSFRQSFKLTVHQRVHTGEKPYECKQCGKTFTNNSSLAVHQRVHTGEKPYECKQCGKKFTNNSSLTVHRRVHTGDKPYECKQCGKTFINNSGLTVHQRVHTGEKPYECNQCGKTFTNNSNLAVHQRVHTGEKPYECKHCGKTFRRSFKLIVHNRVHTGEKPYECKQCGKAFTNNSNLVVHQRVHTGEKPYECKQCGKTFTNNSSLTIHQRVHSGEKPYECNQCGKTFTNNSSLAVHQRVHTEEKPYECKQCGKTFRQSFKLTVHQRVHTGEKPYECKQCGKTFTNNSSLTVHQRVHTGEKPYECKQCGKIFTNNSSLTLHQRVHTGEKPYECNQCGKTFTYNSSLVVHQRVHTGEKPYECNQCGKTFTNKSSLVVHQRVHIEEKPYECNQCGKTFRQSFKLTVHQRVHTGEQPYECKQCGKAFSQRSHLSHHQRIHTGGKP, from the exons atgtg GGAGCCTGGAGTGCCAGGGATGGCCTTGGAGAGGGACAGACTGCCAGGCCAG GAGGAggtgacattcaaggatgtggctgtggacttcacccggGAGGAGTGGtgcctcttgtcccctccccagaaggagctgttcaaagaggtgatgctggagaatatcaggaacctgctctctgtgg GTGTTCCAGCTCCCCCACAAGACGTGCTCTCTTTTTTGGAGCAGAGGGAAGCCCCATGGATGCTGGATCAAGAAGTCCTGAGGAGCTACTACCCAg gagagataAGACCTGAAATGAAAGTGAATATAACACTTCCTATGGAAGAAATGGACTTACAAAGGTTTATGAGTGATGGTCCCGATAACTTTGTTTTTAGAGAATTCTCTGTTGTACATCAAAATTCATCTCATATAAAACATCAAAGAATACACACTTGGGAAAAATCTCATGAAAGCAGTCAGTGTAATAAGACTTTTATGCATAGGGCCAGTCTTCCTGGATatcagagcatccacactggtgagaatccttttgaatgcaagcaatgtggaaagacatacAGTCAGAGATCCCATCTTAAtgtacatcagagagtccacattggagagaaaccttatgaatgcaatgagtgtggaaagacattcagacgGAAGTTTGATCATGCTGTACATCAGCGAGTCCACACTGTGGAGAAAAgttatgaatgtaagcagtgtggaaagactttcagatgGGGCTTCGAACTTGCTGTACATCAtagagtccacactggggagaaaccttatgaatgcaatcagtgtggaaagagTTTCAGACAGAGCTTCAaacttactgtacatcagagagtccatactggggagaaaccttatgaatgcaaacagtgtGGAAAAACATTCACAAATAactccagtcttgctgtacatcagagagtccacactggggagaaaccttatgaatgcaagcagtgtggaaagaaaTTCACAAATAACTCCAGTCTTACTGTACATCggagagtccacactggggacaaaccttatgaatgcaagcagtgtggaaagacattcataaATAACTCTggtcttactgtacatcagagagtccacactggagagaaaccttatgaatgtaatcagtgtggaaagacattcacaaaTAACTCTAATCTTGCTGTTCATCAAAGagttcacactggggagaaaccttatgaatgtaagcattgtggaaagactttcagacgGAGCTTCAAACTTATTGTACATAATAGAgtccatactggggagaaaccttatgaatgcaagcagtgtggaaaagCATTCACGAATAACTCTAATCTTGTtgtacatcagagagtccacactggggaaaaaccttatgaatgcaagcagtgtggaaagacattcacaaaTAACTCCAGTCTTACTATACATCAGAGAGTCCactctggggagaaaccttatgaatgcaatcagtgtggaaagacattcacaaaTAACTCTAGTCTTGCCGTACATCAAAGAGTCCACACTgaggagaaaccttatgaatgcaagcagtgtggaaagactttcagacaGAGTTTTAaacttactgtacatcagagagtccatactggggagaaaccttatgaatgcaagcagtgtggaaagacattcacaaaTAACTCCagtcttactgtacatcagagagttcacactggggagaaaccttatgaatgtaaacagtgtggaaagataTTTACAAATAACTCTAGTCTTACTCTTCAccagagagtccacactggggagaaaccttatgaatgcaatcagtgtggaaagacattcacataTAACTCCAGTCTTGTtgtacatcagagagtccacactggggagaaaccttatgaatgcaatcagtgtggaaagacatttacaAATAAGTCCAGTCTTGTtgtacatcagagagtccacattgaggagaaaccttatgaatgcaatcagtgtggaaagactttcagacaGAGCTTCAaacttactgtacatcagagggTCCACACTGGGGAAcagccttatgaatgcaagcaatgtggaaaggcattcagtcagAGATCCCATCTTTctcatcatcagagaattcacactgggggAAAACCTTAA